A DNA window from Haloactinospora alba contains the following coding sequences:
- a CDS encoding alpha/beta hydrolase family protein produces the protein MTTLRKAPAPPSLPRLRAACYSAAVAVLAAACAVPPALAELGGPEAVRLSPPEPTGPHPVGRATMHLIDEDRADPWNGQQEREIMTSLWYPAAAEEGEPAPYVSDAMAEQLSLQLEQAGISRGAVDIEGSEANATVGSGLAGEVGELPTVLYSPGMEVSRHQSTAQAEELASRGYLVVTMDHTYEGKAVEFPDGRVKKQDLPEEQEFTETYRTAVKARKADARLVLDSLERLAGGDNPDAANRDLPEGLGEAVDLSRIGMFGHSAGGFTAAEVMLTDERVDAGINLDGSLAYHVGDEEWGESTTRGVERPFLILGAGTVSNSGGSPHTSRNSPDWAMFRDASPETLELYMERAEHMSYLDTQWILPQLDERLRPDSPSWDDGMRASVGTIGPEASVAAQRAYITAYLDEHVRGVERPLLDGPSDEHPEVEFVE, from the coding sequence ATGACCACACTCCGGAAAGCACCAGCGCCTCCCTCGCTCCCGCGGCTGCGGGCGGCGTGCTACTCGGCGGCCGTCGCCGTCCTCGCAGCGGCCTGCGCGGTACCGCCCGCCCTCGCCGAACTGGGTGGCCCCGAAGCGGTGCGGTTGTCCCCACCGGAACCCACCGGTCCTCATCCCGTGGGACGGGCCACCATGCACCTCATCGACGAGGACCGCGCCGACCCCTGGAACGGCCAGCAGGAACGCGAGATCATGACGAGCCTCTGGTACCCCGCCGCCGCGGAGGAGGGCGAACCCGCCCCCTACGTGTCCGACGCGATGGCCGAGCAGCTGTCCCTGCAACTCGAACAGGCGGGGATCTCCCGCGGCGCCGTCGACATCGAGGGGTCCGAGGCCAACGCCACCGTCGGTTCCGGACTCGCCGGCGAGGTGGGGGAACTACCGACGGTGCTCTACTCCCCGGGTATGGAAGTGTCCCGGCACCAGTCCACCGCCCAGGCGGAGGAGCTCGCGTCCCGGGGCTACCTCGTGGTGACGATGGACCACACCTACGAGGGGAAGGCCGTGGAGTTCCCGGACGGCCGGGTGAAGAAACAGGACCTGCCCGAGGAACAGGAGTTCACCGAGACGTACCGGACGGCTGTCAAAGCGCGTAAGGCCGACGCGCGACTGGTCCTCGACAGCCTCGAACGGCTGGCCGGGGGCGACAATCCCGACGCGGCGAACCGTGACCTGCCGGAGGGGTTGGGCGAGGCCGTCGACCTTTCCCGGATCGGCATGTTCGGCCATTCCGCCGGCGGTTTCACGGCCGCGGAGGTGATGCTCACGGACGAACGCGTCGACGCGGGGATCAACCTCGACGGTTCACTCGCCTACCACGTGGGCGACGAGGAGTGGGGGGAATCCACCACCCGCGGCGTCGAGAGGCCGTTCCTGATCCTCGGGGCCGGGACCGTCAGCAACAGTGGCGGTTCGCCGCACACCAGCAGGAACTCCCCCGACTGGGCGATGTTCCGGGACGCCTCCCCCGAGACGCTGGAACTCTACATGGAACGGGCCGAGCACATGAGCTACCTGGACACGCAGTGGATCCTCCCGCAGCTCGACGAACGGCTGCGGCCCGACTCCCCGTCGTGGGACGACGGAATGCGCGCGTCCGTCGGCACCATCGGTCCCGAAGCGAGTGTCGCCGCGCAGCGCGCCTACATCACCGCCTACCTCGACGAGCACGTGCGCGGCGTGGAGCGGCCGCTGCTGGACGGCCCCTCGGACGAGCACCCCGAGGTCGAATTCGTCGAGTGA
- a CDS encoding cytochrome P450 family protein: MTRHSAVMEVLADPRVKKNPVHWRAWRDGEIPPDWQLISWVANENMLARDDDDHTRLRKLVSKAFTPRRVEGLRDRVEEIVDRQLDHMAAGGGRADVKSDLALPLPMTVISDLFGVGPEESVELHGYIDNLFDQTITPEQAAATHAGLQNYLANLVAAKRENPGDDMTSALIAARDENDRLSESELVWTLILIIGAGFETTMNLLTNAVRALLTHPDQLELVRGGEYTFNDVIEETLRWDTSIQNVPLRYTAEDVEIAGTPISEGEAVLVSYGSAGRDPDRHGETAHLFDITRQDKSHVAFSHGVHYCLGANLARMELATALPKLWERFPRMELAEEELQPVPSIVSNGVTALPVLLNQ, encoded by the coding sequence GTGACCCGTCACTCCGCCGTCATGGAGGTGCTCGCCGACCCCCGGGTCAAGAAGAACCCGGTGCACTGGCGCGCCTGGCGGGACGGGGAGATCCCGCCGGACTGGCAGCTCATCTCCTGGGTCGCCAACGAGAACATGCTCGCCCGCGACGACGACGACCACACCCGGCTGCGCAAGCTCGTGTCGAAAGCGTTCACCCCGCGCCGGGTCGAGGGGCTGCGGGACCGGGTCGAGGAGATCGTGGACCGGCAGCTGGACCACATGGCCGCCGGCGGCGGCAGGGCCGATGTGAAGAGCGACCTCGCGCTGCCGCTGCCGATGACCGTCATCAGCGACCTGTTCGGGGTGGGGCCCGAGGAGAGCGTGGAGCTGCACGGCTACATCGACAACCTGTTCGACCAGACCATCACCCCCGAGCAGGCGGCGGCCACCCACGCGGGACTGCAGAACTACCTCGCCAACCTCGTCGCCGCCAAACGCGAGAACCCGGGCGACGACATGACCAGCGCCCTCATCGCCGCCCGCGACGAGAACGACCGGCTCAGCGAGTCCGAGCTGGTGTGGACGCTGATCCTGATCATCGGGGCCGGGTTCGAGACCACGATGAACCTCCTCACCAACGCCGTCCGGGCGCTGCTGACCCACCCGGACCAGCTCGAACTGGTCCGCGGCGGGGAGTACACCTTCAACGACGTCATCGAGGAGACGCTGCGGTGGGACACCTCCATCCAGAACGTCCCGCTGCGCTACACCGCCGAGGACGTGGAGATCGCCGGCACCCCCATCAGCGAGGGGGAGGCGGTGCTGGTGTCCTACGGCTCGGCGGGCCGTGACCCCGACCGGCACGGCGAGACCGCCCACCTGTTCGACATCACCCGGCAGGACAAGTCGCACGTCGCCTTCTCCCACGGCGTGCACTACTGCCTCGGGGCGAACCTGGCCCGGATGGAGCTCGCCACCGCGCTGCCCAAACTGTGGGAGCGTTTCCCCCGCATGGAGCTCGCCGAGGAGGAGCTGCAGCCCGTTCCCTCCATCGTCTCCAACGGTGTCACCGCGCTGCCGGTGCTACTGAACCAGTGA
- a CDS encoding cytochrome P450 — translation MTDECPYAALYDPDFHVDQHAVFERLRERYGPVVPAELEPGVHGWVVIDYATIISWCRDTRTFSRDSHRWRDWREGRISDESSLVGMMMPRPNVLFTDGEEHRRLRRAVTDSLGKLDSARIANHARTASDQLIDAFCERGEAELLGEYARLLPLLVVNQMFGFDEESGRRFFTALREMWDGVEAERANAEIERVLSEVITDKRRNPGPDVTSWLMEHRAGLTDEEVIQQLVMIVGAGTEPSANLIANSMRVLLTDPALGEDVAGSRVSVQDAIEHVLWTAPPVTNYPVMYPTTDVSVGNQTVPEGSPVLLGYAAANRFVAEENAQQMGESANRAHLAWGVGPHRCPAQDLGTIIATTGIQTLIRRLPGLRLAVDPQELQWRVSTFSRSLTSLPVTFTAQPPTEEGKQWEQSPSQPETSTSKQSSSANSVRSSLSSFLAKLMRGR, via the coding sequence GTGACTGACGAATGCCCCTACGCCGCCCTGTACGATCCCGATTTCCACGTGGACCAGCACGCCGTGTTCGAGCGGCTGCGGGAGAGGTACGGCCCCGTCGTACCGGCCGAACTGGAACCGGGTGTACACGGGTGGGTGGTGATCGACTACGCCACCATCATCTCCTGGTGCCGGGACACCCGGACGTTCAGCCGCGACTCCCACCGCTGGCGGGACTGGCGCGAGGGCCGGATCTCCGACGAGTCCTCACTGGTCGGCATGATGATGCCCCGCCCCAACGTGCTGTTCACCGACGGGGAGGAACACCGGCGGCTGCGCCGGGCCGTCACGGACAGCCTCGGCAAGCTGGACTCCGCCCGGATCGCGAACCACGCGCGCACCGCCTCCGACCAGCTCATCGACGCGTTCTGCGAGCGCGGCGAGGCCGAGCTGCTGGGCGAGTACGCCCGGCTTCTCCCGCTGCTGGTGGTCAACCAGATGTTCGGGTTCGACGAGGAGAGCGGCCGCCGCTTCTTCACGGCCCTGCGGGAGATGTGGGACGGCGTCGAGGCCGAGCGCGCCAACGCCGAGATAGAACGCGTGCTGTCGGAGGTCATCACCGACAAGCGCAGGAACCCGGGCCCCGACGTCACGAGCTGGTTGATGGAGCACCGCGCCGGCCTCACCGACGAGGAGGTGATCCAGCAGCTCGTGATGATCGTCGGCGCGGGCACCGAGCCCAGCGCCAACCTGATCGCCAACAGCATGCGGGTCCTGCTGACCGACCCCGCTCTGGGGGAGGACGTCGCCGGGTCGCGGGTCAGCGTCCAGGACGCCATCGAACACGTCCTGTGGACGGCGCCACCCGTCACCAACTACCCGGTGATGTACCCCACCACCGACGTGTCGGTGGGGAACCAGACCGTTCCGGAGGGCAGTCCGGTCCTGCTGGGCTACGCTGCCGCGAACCGGTTCGTCGCGGAGGAGAACGCACAGCAGATGGGGGAGAGCGCCAACCGCGCGCACCTGGCCTGGGGCGTGGGGCCGCACCGCTGTCCCGCCCAGGACCTGGGCACCATCATCGCCACCACCGGCATCCAGACCCTCATCCGCCGGCTTCCGGGACTGCGCCTCGCGGTCGATCCCCAGGAGCTGCAGTGGCGCGTCTCCACGTTCTCCCGCTCGCTCACCAGCCTTCCTGTCACGTTCACGGCACAACCCCCCACTGAGGAAGGAAAACAATGGGAGCAGTCCCCCTCGCAACCGGAGACCTCCACGAGCAAGCAGAGCAGCTCCGCGAACTCGGTCCGGTCGTCCCTGTCCAGCTTCCTGGCGAAGTTGATGCGTGGGCGGTGA
- a CDS encoding ABC transporter permease: MTPATSEPAGQRARGEPGWLARTVASEWTKLRSVRSTWWCAAVGAGAMLVFAGLMGYTKQSAIAEDPASAAGVSVTQLASHGIFYLVQFAVLALAALAGAGEYANRGIVVTLQTTPRRGRVLAARTLVAAAVAFALGTLASALGLATLGALIGGPTGAGVGESLSMAVRAGVCMALFAVTVVGIGTALRSVAGTITAGFALLLVGPLILQLSGVLWLDDLAAHLPGYAGLEFYSGGDAGLYTAAHDSAPVLLSSLAGWALAAQLVGYAELQGRDV, translated from the coding sequence ATGACTCCGGCAACATCCGAACCCGCCGGACAGCGCGCCCGGGGAGAACCGGGGTGGCTCGCGAGGACTGTCGCCTCGGAATGGACGAAGCTGCGCTCCGTGCGCTCCACCTGGTGGTGTGCGGCGGTCGGCGCTGGTGCCATGCTGGTTTTCGCCGGTCTCATGGGATACACGAAGCAGTCGGCCATCGCCGAGGATCCGGCGTCCGCCGCGGGCGTCTCGGTCACCCAGCTCGCCTCGCACGGGATCTTCTACCTGGTGCAGTTCGCGGTGCTCGCGTTGGCGGCGCTGGCCGGCGCGGGCGAGTACGCCAACCGCGGGATCGTGGTGACGCTGCAGACCACCCCGCGACGCGGCCGGGTTCTGGCCGCCCGGACCCTGGTGGCGGCCGCGGTCGCCTTCGCACTGGGCACGCTGGCCAGTGCGCTCGGCCTCGCCACCTTGGGCGCGCTCATCGGCGGCCCGACCGGAGCGGGCGTCGGGGAGAGCCTGTCCATGGCCGTGCGCGCCGGCGTGTGCATGGCGTTGTTCGCGGTGACGGTGGTCGGCATCGGTACGGCACTGCGCAGCGTGGCCGGCACGATCACGGCCGGGTTCGCGCTGCTGCTGGTCGGGCCGCTGATACTGCAACTGTCGGGCGTGCTGTGGTTGGACGACCTCGCCGCCCACCTTCCGGGGTATGCCGGTCTCGAGTTCTACTCCGGTGGGGACGCCGGACTCTACACGGCCGCCCACGACAGTGCGCCCGTCCTGTTGTCCAGCCTCGCGGGCTGGGCCCTCGCGGCGCAGCTCGTCGGATACGCGGAACTGCAGGGTCGGGACGTGTGA
- a CDS encoding serine/threonine-protein kinase, translating into MSTQRAEPGYLLAGRYRLNELLGEGGMGRVWQGTDELLDRPVAVKELSISGNLPQHEVDVLRSRMLREARSAAQLSHPSIITMFDVAEVDGRPWIVMELVGGPSLSGVLNEEGPLPPRRVARIGAQLAAALALAHDRGVVHRDIKPGNVMLAQGDRAVLTDFGIARLEGTTNLTSTGLLVGSPGYLAPEQAHGNQASTATDMWSLGITLYQVVEGAAPFHRPTPMATLAAIVTEEVPTPSRAGPLAPVLERILNKDAAGRPSAQEAHQLLTAVAEAPEGAASSRAAAPSGAGAAVASHLAPAVSGATSAGRAAAARGAGAVSRAAPVVARAVGSGWSSVVRASRPVRRPRVLLPLVGGALALVLSILTGLWLGSNSAEGPAPEAAESSGATDGDGSTSSSSSSPPEDDGPEMERHSDETGFAVDVPAGWEQDRRVGSSVFFDIPGGGYLQIDQTDNPAGNAKKDWEEQEDAISSGFDDYQGSDIVALDKPYLQRYESAADWEFTFEGDKGRMHAVNRAFHTDDKGYALFLVSPESDWDRNRALLEDITRSFEPAG; encoded by the coding sequence ATGAGCACCCAGAGAGCCGAGCCGGGATACCTGCTCGCCGGGCGTTACCGGCTGAACGAACTCCTCGGCGAGGGCGGCATGGGGCGCGTCTGGCAGGGCACCGACGAGCTGCTGGACCGGCCGGTCGCCGTCAAGGAACTCAGCATCTCCGGGAACCTGCCGCAGCACGAGGTGGACGTGCTGCGTTCCCGCATGCTGCGTGAGGCGCGCAGCGCGGCCCAGCTCAGCCACCCCTCCATCATCACGATGTTCGACGTCGCCGAGGTGGACGGGCGCCCCTGGATCGTGATGGAGCTGGTGGGCGGGCCGTCGTTGAGCGGGGTGCTGAACGAGGAGGGTCCGCTGCCGCCGCGGCGCGTGGCCCGGATCGGGGCGCAGCTCGCCGCCGCCCTGGCCCTCGCGCACGACCGCGGTGTGGTGCACCGGGACATCAAGCCCGGCAACGTCATGCTGGCGCAGGGGGACCGGGCGGTCCTCACCGATTTCGGTATCGCCCGGTTGGAGGGCACCACCAACCTCACCAGCACGGGACTCCTCGTCGGTTCCCCCGGTTACCTCGCCCCGGAGCAGGCGCACGGGAACCAGGCCAGCACAGCCACCGACATGTGGTCGCTCGGGATCACGCTGTACCAGGTGGTGGAGGGCGCCGCCCCGTTCCACCGGCCCACTCCCATGGCGACGCTCGCCGCGATCGTCACCGAGGAGGTACCGACGCCGTCGCGGGCCGGGCCGCTGGCGCCGGTGCTGGAACGGATCCTCAACAAGGACGCCGCGGGCCGCCCCTCCGCCCAGGAGGCACACCAGCTGCTCACCGCCGTGGCCGAGGCACCGGAAGGCGCGGCCTCGTCCCGCGCGGCCGCGCCTTCCGGTGCGGGTGCCGCGGTCGCCTCCCACCTCGCCCCGGCGGTGTCCGGTGCGACCTCGGCCGGGCGCGCGGCGGCGGCACGGGGCGCGGGCGCTGTCTCCCGCGCCGCACCGGTGGTGGCCCGCGCGGTGGGAAGCGGATGGTCCTCGGTGGTGCGGGCGAGCCGCCCCGTGCGGCGGCCGCGCGTGCTGCTCCCGCTCGTGGGCGGGGCGCTCGCGCTGGTGCTGTCGATCCTCACCGGGCTGTGGTTGGGGTCGAACAGCGCGGAGGGCCCGGCACCGGAGGCGGCGGAGTCGTCGGGCGCGACCGACGGCGACGGGTCCACCTCCTCCTCGTCGTCCTCCCCGCCGGAGGACGACGGCCCCGAGATGGAGCGCCACAGCGACGAGACCGGGTTCGCCGTCGACGTCCCGGCCGGCTGGGAGCAGGATCGCCGCGTGGGCAGCAGCGTGTTCTTCGACATCCCCGGCGGCGGGTACCTGCAGATCGACCAGACCGACAACCCGGCCGGCAACGCGAAGAAGGACTGGGAGGAGCAGGAGGACGCCATCTCCAGCGGGTTCGACGACTACCAGGGTTCCGACATCGTCGCGCTGGACAAGCCCTACCTGCAGCGTTACGAGAGCGCCGCGGACTGGGAGTTCACGTTCGAGGGGGACAAGGGGCGGATGCACGCGGTGAACCGCGCGTTCCACACCGACGACAAGGGCTACGCCCTGTTCCTGGTGTCCCCCGAGAGCGACTGGGACCGCAACCGCGCGCTGCTGGAGGACATCACGAGGTCCTTCGAACCGGCGGGGTAG
- a CDS encoding sensor histidine kinase — translation MVGRRWGGELALWALLAATLAVELADTDSTAPLPPAAGTVAGAALAMSLRHFLPHTALALTTATALLHTLAGIHGVLGTGLTTCWITVAVTSYHVGRWNVPLRPAAVLFTAAATATLLLCEVLGIIQGGPRQLLEGLWHWAATTVLLLLAGVGPWLFGRFWRLRTELNTGGWSIAERVERERDVDIERARLRERTRIAAEMHDSLGHDLALIAVRASALEMAHNGDPDQAAAAGELREATHAATSRLSDIVRVLREGGDAPVTRGTDPDITTVIERTSAAGVPVRWLREGPPPDTATEAGRTACRIVQEALTNTMKHAADPRVTVETAQLAAELVVTVRETGGAGQQATAPGHGSGSGLAELRSLVEDLGGTFEAGPGSDGFVVTARLPRDDGATTASAAAQQPDAARKRTEAAHRTRRGLRRLIVVPLALAGVVSVLGAAVNYVVVANSVLSHSEYAGLSTGTPRPEVDRRLPAFQEPDGRSVDQPPVPSGASCQYYPENVWSGEPLYRLCFRDSTLVAKDVVRR, via the coding sequence ATGGTGGGACGTCGCTGGGGTGGGGAACTCGCTCTCTGGGCCCTTCTCGCCGCCACGCTCGCTGTGGAACTCGCCGATACGGACAGCACCGCGCCCCTACCACCGGCTGCGGGAACAGTCGCTGGTGCGGCGCTCGCCATGTCCCTACGGCACTTCCTCCCCCACACGGCCCTGGCGCTCACCACGGCCACCGCCCTCCTCCACACCCTCGCCGGCATCCACGGCGTGCTGGGAACCGGCCTCACCACCTGCTGGATCACCGTGGCCGTCACGAGCTACCACGTGGGGCGGTGGAACGTTCCGCTGCGCCCCGCGGCCGTCCTCTTCACTGCCGCTGCCACGGCGACACTGCTGCTGTGCGAGGTTCTCGGCATCATCCAGGGCGGTCCGCGGCAACTACTGGAGGGACTGTGGCACTGGGCCGCAACGACCGTTCTCCTGCTCCTCGCGGGTGTGGGTCCCTGGCTGTTCGGGCGGTTCTGGCGGTTGCGCACCGAGCTGAACACCGGCGGGTGGAGTATCGCCGAGCGTGTGGAGCGGGAACGCGACGTCGACATCGAGCGTGCCCGGCTACGGGAACGCACCCGCATCGCGGCCGAGATGCACGACTCCCTGGGGCACGACCTCGCGCTCATCGCGGTCCGGGCGTCCGCCCTGGAGATGGCCCACAACGGCGACCCCGACCAGGCAGCCGCGGCGGGCGAGCTGCGCGAGGCCACCCACGCCGCGACCTCGCGGCTGAGTGACATCGTCCGCGTGCTCCGGGAGGGCGGCGACGCCCCTGTCACCCGTGGCACCGACCCCGACATCACCACCGTGATCGAACGGACCTCCGCCGCCGGGGTTCCGGTGCGGTGGCTGCGGGAAGGCCCGCCACCGGATACCGCGACGGAGGCGGGACGCACCGCGTGCCGGATCGTGCAAGAGGCGCTGACGAACACGATGAAACACGCGGCCGACCCGCGCGTCACCGTGGAGACCGCACAGCTCGCCGCGGAGCTCGTCGTCACGGTACGCGAGACGGGAGGGGCCGGACAGCAGGCCACCGCTCCCGGGCACGGTTCCGGATCCGGCCTCGCGGAGCTGCGGTCGCTGGTGGAGGACCTCGGCGGCACCTTCGAAGCGGGTCCCGGCAGCGACGGTTTCGTGGTCACGGCACGCTTACCACGTGACGACGGCGCCACCACCGCGTCGGCCGCGGCCCAACAGCCGGATGCGGCCAGGAAGCGCACGGAGGCCGCCCACCGCACCCGGCGCGGGCTGCGGCGGCTGATCGTGGTCCCCCTCGCCCTGGCAGGGGTGGTGTCGGTGCTGGGAGCGGCGGTGAACTACGTGGTCGTGGCAAACTCGGTGCTGTCGCATTCGGAGTACGCGGGACTCTCCACCGGCACGCCCCGCCCCGAGGTGGACCGTCGGCTTCCCGCGTTCCAGGAACCCGACGGCCGTTCGGTCGACCAACCTCCCGTGCCCTCCGGAGCGTCCTGCCAGTACTACCCGGAGAACGTGTGGAGCGGGGAGCCGTTGTACCGACTGTGCTTCAGGGACTCGACACTGGTCGCCAAGGACGTGGTGCGACGTTGA
- a CDS encoding ATP-binding cassette domain-containing protein, translating to MLSLRGLTKRRGARTVVDRLTLDVRPGEVTGFLGPNGAGKSSTMRMVLGLDHPTAGTARVNGRDCRELDCPVREIGALLDAGAVHPGRRARDHLLAMARAGGVAKHRVDAVLARVGLADVGAKRAGEFSLGMRQRLGIAGALLGEPETLMLDEPVNGLDPDGVRWVRDLVRSLADEGRTVFVSSHLMSEVQLVADRVVLLGQGRLIADAPTSEVVGSAAGTVVVVRSPDTELLARRVEAAGSEHGVSVGRGDAGELRVSGAAPETVGDIAHAAGARIHALYGEEASLEQAYMELTESVTEHTASPPAPSGQASGQEGGR from the coding sequence GTGCTTTCACTGCGAGGACTGACGAAACGCCGCGGGGCCAGGACCGTCGTCGACCGGCTCACCCTTGACGTGCGCCCCGGTGAGGTGACCGGTTTCCTCGGGCCGAACGGGGCGGGTAAGTCGAGCACGATGCGGATGGTTCTCGGTCTCGACCATCCCACGGCGGGAACCGCGCGGGTCAACGGCCGTGACTGCCGGGAGCTGGACTGCCCCGTGCGGGAAATCGGTGCCCTGCTGGACGCGGGAGCCGTGCACCCGGGGCGTCGGGCCCGCGACCACCTGCTCGCCATGGCGCGGGCCGGCGGTGTGGCCAAGCACCGGGTGGATGCCGTGCTCGCCCGGGTCGGGCTGGCCGACGTCGGGGCGAAACGGGCGGGGGAGTTCTCGCTCGGTATGCGCCAGCGGCTGGGGATAGCCGGGGCGTTGTTGGGGGAGCCCGAAACCCTCATGCTGGACGAGCCGGTGAACGGCCTCGACCCGGACGGGGTGCGGTGGGTGCGGGACCTGGTGCGGTCGCTGGCCGACGAGGGGCGGACCGTGTTCGTCTCCAGCCATCTCATGAGCGAGGTCCAACTCGTCGCGGACCGGGTCGTGCTGCTCGGGCAGGGGCGCCTGATCGCCGACGCTCCCACCTCCGAGGTGGTCGGAAGCGCTGCGGGCACTGTCGTTGTGGTGCGCAGCCCCGACACCGAGCTGCTCGCGCGGCGCGTGGAAGCGGCGGGCTCCGAGCACGGTGTCTCTGTCGGCCGGGGCGACGCTGGTGAGCTGCGTGTCTCGGGTGCCGCCCCGGAGACGGTCGGCGACATCGCCCATGCCGCGGGAGCGCGGATACACGCCCTCTACGGCGAGGAAGCGTCGTTGGAACAGGCCTACATGGAACTGACCGAGTCGGTCACCGAACACACCGCGTCCCCTCCCGCGCCGAGCGGACAGGCGAGCGGGCAGGAGGGCGGGAGATGA
- a CDS encoding response regulator: protein MIRVMLADDESMFRAGMRSILSSQPDIEVVAEAGDGAEAITAARRYRPDIALLDVRMPGVDGLQATATIRAELPGTAVVMLTTFSDDAYIARALTGGASGFVLKTGDPRALLGGLRAVADGGAYLSPEVAHRVITELTTSGAASSMSRGSAARDRVAELSEREREVLSLIGEGLSNAQIARRLSIAPGTAKIHASAVLTRLDAQNRVQAAILAYEAGLVDRG, encoded by the coding sequence ATGATCCGAGTCATGCTGGCCGACGACGAGTCGATGTTTCGCGCGGGCATGCGGTCGATACTCTCGAGCCAACCCGACATCGAGGTGGTGGCCGAAGCCGGTGACGGCGCCGAGGCGATCACGGCGGCACGCCGGTACCGCCCGGACATAGCGCTGTTGGACGTCCGGATGCCGGGCGTGGACGGTCTGCAGGCCACAGCGACGATCCGCGCGGAGCTTCCGGGAACCGCAGTGGTCATGCTGACCACGTTCTCCGACGACGCCTACATCGCACGCGCACTCACCGGCGGCGCCAGCGGCTTCGTGCTGAAAACCGGCGACCCCCGGGCGCTGCTCGGTGGCCTGCGCGCCGTCGCCGACGGCGGCGCCTACCTGTCGCCGGAGGTGGCGCACCGCGTCATCACCGAACTCACCACGAGCGGAGCCGCCAGCAGTATGTCGCGCGGCTCCGCGGCCCGGGACCGGGTAGCGGAGCTGTCCGAGCGCGAGCGCGAGGTCCTGTCCCTGATCGGAGAGGGTCTGTCCAACGCGCAGATCGCCCGGCGTCTCTCGATCGCTCCGGGAACCGCGAAAATCCACGCGAGCGCGGTACTGACCCGCCTCGACGCGCAGAACCGGGTGCAAGCGGCGATCCTGGCCTACGAGGCGGGGCTCGTGGACCGGGGCTGA